The following DNA comes from Rhodopseudomonas boonkerdii.
CGCAGGAACGGCAACGGCTCGACACGGCCTGGCTTGTTGCGACCGCTCAATCCAGTGCGTCGCCGCACCGAGGAAGTGGTCGAGCGCATTGCAGCACAAATCATCGACGGCCAGTTGCCCGCCGGCGCGCGCCTGCCGACCGAGCAGGCGATGATGACCGCCATGGGCGTCAGCCGCACCGTGGTCCGCGAGGCGATCTCGGCGCTGCGCGCCCGCGGCCTCGTGACCACGAGGCAGGGCGCCGGCGCTTTTGTCAACAACGATGCCAACCGGCAGCCTTATGCCATCGATCCGGAGGGCCTCGGTTCCCTCGACAGCGTGATCGAAATTCTCGAATTGCGCACGGCCGTGGAAATGGAGGCCGCTGCCATTGCCAGCGAGCGTGCCACCGCGGCCCAGATCAAGGCCATCGCCAAAGCGGCGAATGTCTTCACCCGCGCCATCGCCAAGGGTGACCGCGCGATCAAGGAAGATTTCGACTTTCACTACGCCATCGCCGTCGGCACGCAGAATTCGCGCTTCGTGGGATTTCTGGAATTCCTCGGCGGACTGATCATTCCGCGCCAGAGCATCCGCACCTTCGACGGCAAGGCGGAGCTGCAGACGCGTTATCTCGAAAGCGTCGAGAAAGAGCATCAGACGATCGTCGACGCCATCGGCGAGCGCTCGCCGCGCAAAGCGCGCGAGGCGATGCGACGGCATCTGGTGAACGGCAAGGCGCGCTACAAGCAACTCGCGGATAAAGCGGCGCAGTAAAACTGCCGCCCTCATGGTGAGGAGGCGCGCAGCGCCGTCTCGAACCATGAGGGCGGAGTTCCGCGGCCATCCTTCGAGACGCGGCCTGTGGCCGCTCCTCAGAGTCTGACTTATAAAGCGGCTTAGGGCGCTTTTCGGCTGCTTTTGCTCGGGACAATGCTGCGTTCAACTCAGTATCTCGCTTCTCCATCCCTCATCCTGAGGAGCCGCGCAGCGGCGTCTCCCTGCGAATGGCGTAGCCATTCGCAAGGGATGGCCGAAAAGGCTCCGAGCCAAGCCAGCTCATGGTTCGAGACGGCGCTCTCAGCGGCGCAATTGCGCCGCTAGGCCTCCTCACCATGAGGGGTGGTGTGTCGCGTTCCGCCTGGGAAGGATCGAGCGCGGACTATCTAAATCCGAACGCGTGCGGCAGGGCCATGGAGAACCATGGCACATAGGTGACCAGCATCAGCACCGCGAACATCACCCAGTAGAACGGCCAGATCCCGCGCATCACCTCGTCCACCGACACCTTGCCGATAGCGCAGCCGACGAACAGCGTGGTGCCGACCGGCGGCGTAAGCAGGCCGATGCCGAGATTGAGCAGCATGATGATGCCGAAATGCACGGGATCGATACCGAAGCTCTTGACCACCGGCAACAGGATCGGCGTGCAGATCAATAGCAGCGGCGCGAGATCGAGCGCAGTGCCGAGGATCAGCAGCATGATGTTGAGCCACATCAGCAGCACATATTTGTTCGACGAAATGGCGACGAAGAAATCGGTCATCTTGGCCGGCATCTGCATCAGCGCCGCCACATAGCCGAAACAGGAGGCGGTCGCGACCAGCGTCAGCACCATCGCGACCGTCTGCAGCGTGCGATAGGTGAGCATCGGCAGTTCCGACCATTTGTAGTCGCGATAGATGAACATGGTGACGAAGAACGCCCAGACGCAGGCGACCGCGCCCGCCTCGATGGGCGTGAAGATGCCGGTGAGAATGCCGCCGAGCACGATGATCAGCGTGACGATGCCCCAGGTGGCGTCGCCCAGCATCTTCAGCGCCTGCCTCAACGGCACCGGTTCGCCCTTCGGATGGCCGTCGCGATAGGCGAAATACAGGCACAGCAGCATGATGGCGAAGCCAAGCAGCAGGCCCGGCACGATGCCGGCGAGAAAGAGACTGGTGATCGACACCACGCCGCCGGTGGCGAGCGAATAGATCACCGCGTTATGGCTCGGCGGCACCATGATCGCCTGCACCGACGCGGAGATGGTGACATTGGTGGCGAAGACACGCGGATAACCTTTCTCCGCCATCTGCGGAATCATCACCGAACCGATCGCCGACGTATCCGCCACCGACGAGCCGGAGATGCCGGACATGATGGTGGTGGCGAGAATGTTCACCTGCGAAAGGCCGCCACGGATGCGGGTGAAGCCGACAAGCACGGCGGCGAGATCGACGAGGCGTTTCGCCATGCCGCCTTCCGCCATGATGGCGCCGGCGAGCACGAAGAACGGCACCGTGAGCATCGACACCTTGCCGACGCCCGACGAGAGCTGCTGCATCACGGCTTCGACGGGAAGATCGATCCACAACGCCCCGACAAGCGCGGCCAGCGCCAGCGCAAAGGCGATCGGCATGCCGATGGCGAAGAAGAGGCACATGCTGAGCAGGAGAACGGCAATGTCCATGGTGGCCTCAGAGTTTACCGAGCGTGACGTAGATCCCCTCGCCCCGCTCTTGCGGGGAGAGGGTTAGGGAGAGGGGCTCTTCGCTCCGCAAACACAGGAGATAAGGAGGGAACCGGGGCCTGCCCCTCACCCGCCCGGCTACGCTGCGCTCCGCCGGTCGAACTCTCCCCGCGCAGAGCGGGGAGAGGTTAGGCTGAGCCATGATCGCCGGAGAATGTGTCACCTCTCACTCCAGCGGCACATGGGCATCGCTGCCGTCCTGCGGCGGCGGGCCGATGGTGAGGCGTTCGATGACATAGAGCAGCATCATCGCGCCGGAGAGCGGGATCGGCAGATAGGTGACGCCGACGGAGAGCCAGGGAAATTCGTCGACCGAATTGCCCCAGGTGGTGTCCACCAAAGCCCCGCCCCAAATCAGCATGAACAGCGCCATCGCGGCCATCAGCAGTTCGCTGATCAACGCCGCACCGGCACGCGCCTTCGGCGGCAGGAGGTTGGTGCCCACGGTCATGCTCATATGAATGCGCTGGCGATAGCAGTTCGCCGCGCCGATGAAGGTGACGGCGACGGTGAGCAGCACCGCCAGCGGCTCCGGCCATGACGCTGCGCTGTTGAGAATGTAGCGGGTATAGACCGCCCAGGGGATGATGAACGAGATCAGCACCAGCGCGACGCAGGAGACGATGGCACCGGTCCAGTAGAGAACGTTCATCGCACGGCGGAAAGCGAAAGCGGGGCCGCGTGTTGTTTCGGCATTGTCGCCGATCATTCTTTTGGAGATGGCTTCAGACATACGGACCTGTCCATACTCTCGACTGTCATCGCCCGGCAGTGCGTGCAATTACGCGCTAGGACCGGGCGATCCAGTAGACTCGAAAGCTGCGGTGTTTACTGGGTCACCCGATCAAGTCGGGTGACGACAAGTGAAAAGCCACTAGCTCACCGCCGCGATGCGCTTGGTCATCTCGGCGTATTTCGCACCGTATTTGTCCCACACCGGTTTCACCGCCTCGCGGAACGGCGCCTTGTCGATGGAGGTGACGATGTCGGTGCCGACCTCTTTCATTTTCTCCAGCGCCTTGGCTTCGGCCTCGTACCAAAGCGTGCGCTGTTCGAGCTGCGCTTCGCGGCCGAATTTCTTCAGCAGCGCCTGGTCGTCCGGCGTGAGCCTCGCCCACGATGCCTTCGAGAAAACCAGCAGCTCCGGAATGATCAGATGCTCGGTCATCGAGAAATATTTGGCGACCTGATAGTGATTCTGCGCCACGAAGGAAGGCAGGTTGTTTTCTGCTCCGTCGACCACGCCGGTCTGCATGGCGCTGAACACCTGATCGAAGCCCATGGCGACCCCGTTGCCGCCGAGCGCATTCATCGTATCGATGAACAGCGGATTGCCGATCATGCGGATCTTGAGGCCTTTGAGATCGGCCAGCGTCCGCACCGGATGCTTGCTGTTATAGATGTTGCGCGAACCCGCATTCATCCAGCCGAGCGCGACCAGTTTCGTCTTCTCGTTGGCGGTGATCTTGTTCAGCAGCTCGTCGCCGATTGCGCCATCGAGCACCGCTTCCATATGCTTGGAGTCGCGGAACACGAAGGGCATGTTGAAGACATTGACGTCATCGACGACCGGGCCGACGGCGCCGACCGAGATGCGCGCGATCTGCAACGCCCCGACCTGAGCCTGCTCGATGGCTTCCTTCTCGCCGCCGAGCTGCATGGAGGGAAACATCTGGATGCTGAGCCGGCCATTGGTCGCGGCCTCGAGCTTCTTGCCCATGCGGACGACGGATTCCACCGTGGGATAGCCGAGCGGGTGAACATCCGACGCCTTGAGCACCATCTTGCTCTGGGCCAGCGCCGGCGCGGCGCCGCCGAGCCCCACGGTGCCAGCCGCGAGCGCGGCCAGGCCGCCCGTGACGACCTCTCTCCTGTTCATGGACGAAATCCTCCCTGCGATTTCCCCTGCGATTTCCCGACCACCGGCATTTGCGCCGTTATTCTTGTCCGCGCCCTGTGTTCAGGGTCGCCAAAGCCCGCCAACCTGCATGCGCGAAGTTGTACGATGACCAGACATCTAGCACCGTGACGGACCTGCGACAAGCTTACACATGCAAGCGCAAGTCGAACCAAAGTTCAACGCACGTGCGCTGCGAAGGGAAAGATTTGGGAGGAGAAGAACTCCCTGTATCGTCACCCGGCCGGGCGACGACAATGGAGTATGGACGCTCTACTTCACCGCCGCGCAAAAACTCTGCTGGACCGGCTCCGGCGCCGGGCCGCCGCGGCTGGAGACCTTCAGCCACCAGGCGTCGAGCGCCTCGCGCGAACATGGCAGCTTCACGCTCATGCCATCGGCAAAAGCGATCCACTCGGCAAAACGGTGTGACGGGACGGCGATTACCACGGGAATGTCGCCGGAAAGCGCCCGTTCGATCAGATAGGCAAGGCCCTTGCCCTCGCGTTCCTGCTTGCCGAAGCGATTGATGATGACGAGGTCGGCGCCCTGATCGATGGCGTCGGCCACGCGGGTGCCGGCGTCGAGCAACTGGCCGACATCGAGCTTGCAGCCCCTGGCGCCGGGGCCGAGATCCTGAAACAGCCGCACATGCTCGCCGGTATGCAACATCACGGCATTGAGCTTCGGCACATCGAATTCGCGGTGGCCGAGCTGCACCAGACCGACGGCGCGAATGCCCCGCACGCCGAGATCGGCCGCGAAGCCATGCAGCAGCGCATCGGGGTCCTGGTCCTTTTCATAGACCAGCGCAGCCAGATCGCATTGGGAATCGAACATCGTGACATCCTGGCGGGACCGAACGATCCTATTGCAGAATGGAGGCCTTCAAAAGGCCAATCCCACCGCGCGGCCGATATATCTGGAAGGATATAGCGGGACTACCCGCCGTGTCCCGGACGCGGCGCAGCGTGAAACGCTGCTCCGCAGAGCCGGGACCGCAACAAACACTTGTGCCTGCGACGGTCCCGGCTCAGCGAAGCGGCATGACATGCCACATCGCGTCCGGGACACGAGATCATCGCGCCTTGCGCTTGCCGCCGATATCCTTCTTCAACGCCAGGAGTTGCTGGCGCGCGGCCACCGCCGCAGCCTGCTCGATAGTGCGATAGCGGCTGACCAGGTTTTCGCCGAACGGAGTGAGGATGGCGCCGCCGCCATTCTTGCCGCCGGTCTGCCGTTCCACCGCGGCCTGGCCGCAAATGCGGTTGAGTTCGTCCACCAGATCCCAGGCGCGTTTGTAGGACATTTCCATCGCGCGGCCGGCGGCGGAGATCGAGCCGGTGGTCTGGATGTTTTCGAGGAGCTGGATCTTGCCCGGACCGATACGTCCCTCCGGTTCGAGGTCGATGCGGATGCTGAGGGCTGGCACAGGCGTGGCTGATTTGGACATGGCGGGACGTTACGTCGTGGTCGTGGGGTTATCCAGTCCCATCGATCCCTCATGCAAAAGGGCGGCGCTCATATGAGCGCCTCCCCATGCGGATCGCTTCTGCCGATCAGCCGTGCAGCTTCTTCGCGGTCTCGGCAATCGTCTTGCCCTGATAGCGGGCGCCGGCGAGTTCGTTCGCGCTCGGCTGTCGGCTGCCGTCACCGCCGGTGATGGTGGTTGCGCCATAGGGCGAGCCGCCGGTGACTTCATCCAGCTTCATCTGGCCCTGGAAGCCGTAGTTCAGGCCGACGACGGTCATGCCGAAATGCAGCAGGTTGGTGATGATGGAGAACAGCGTGGTCTCCTGGCCGCCGTGCTGGGTCGCGGTCGAGGTGAAAGCACCGCCGACCTTGCCATGCAGCGCGCCCTTGGCCCACAGGCCGCCGGCCTGATCGAGGAAATTCGCCATCTGCGAGGCCATGCGGCCGAACCGGGTGCCGGTGCCGACGATGATCGCGTCGTAATTGGCGAGATCCTCGATCTTGGCGATCGGGGCGGCCTGGTCGAGCTTGTAATACGAGGCCTTGGCAACATCGTCAGGCACCAGCTCGGGCACACGCTTGATATCGACGGTGGCGCCGGCTTCGCGGGCACCTTCCGCAACGGCATTGGCCATCGCTTCGATATGGCCGTAGGCGGAATAATAGAGAACGAGCACTTTGGTCATTGGGCAGTCTCCTGTGTGGTCCCAAACCGTCATTGCGAGACGCCCTCGCCATAGCCGCGGGAAAGCTTCCGTGGCCGTGCAGGCGCCTCGCAATGG
Coding sequences within:
- the wrbA gene encoding NAD(P)H:quinone oxidoreductase, producing MTKVLVLYYSAYGHIEAMANAVAEGAREAGATVDIKRVPELVPDDVAKASYYKLDQAAPIAKIEDLANYDAIIVGTGTRFGRMASQMANFLDQAGGLWAKGALHGKVGGAFTSTATQHGGQETTLFSIITNLLHFGMTVVGLNYGFQGQMKLDEVTGGSPYGATTITGGDGSRQPSANELAGARYQGKTIAETAKKLHG
- a CDS encoding TRAP transporter small permease; translation: MSEAISKRMIGDNAETTRGPAFAFRRAMNVLYWTGAIVSCVALVLISFIIPWAVYTRYILNSAASWPEPLAVLLTVAVTFIGAANCYRQRIHMSMTVGTNLLPPKARAGAALISELLMAAMALFMLIWGGALVDTTWGNSVDEFPWLSVGVTYLPIPLSGAMMLLYVIERLTIGPPPQDGSDAHVPLE
- a CDS encoding winged helix-turn-helix domain-containing protein; this encodes MSKSATPVPALSIRIDLEPEGRIGPGKIQLLENIQTTGSISAAGRAMEMSYKRAWDLVDELNRICGQAAVERQTGGKNGGGAILTPFGENLVSRYRTIEQAAAVAARQQLLALKKDIGGKRKAR
- a CDS encoding DUF2478 domain-containing protein, translated to MFDSQCDLAALVYEKDQDPDALLHGFAADLGVRGIRAVGLVQLGHREFDVPKLNAVMLHTGEHVRLFQDLGPGARGCKLDVGQLLDAGTRVADAIDQGADLVIINRFGKQEREGKGLAYLIERALSGDIPVVIAVPSHRFAEWIAFADGMSVKLPCSREALDAWWLKVSSRGGPAPEPVQQSFCAAVK
- a CDS encoding FadR/GntR family transcriptional regulator, coding for MTGQAKHSARRNGNGSTRPGLLRPLNPVRRRTEEVVERIAAQIIDGQLPAGARLPTEQAMMTAMGVSRTVVREAISALRARGLVTTRQGAGAFVNNDANRQPYAIDPEGLGSLDSVIEILELRTAVEMEAAAIASERATAAQIKAIAKAANVFTRAIAKGDRAIKEDFDFHYAIAVGTQNSRFVGFLEFLGGLIIPRQSIRTFDGKAELQTRYLESVEKEHQTIVDAIGERSPRKAREAMRRHLVNGKARYKQLADKAAQ
- a CDS encoding TRAP transporter substrate-binding protein — encoded protein: MNRREVVTGGLAALAAGTVGLGGAAPALAQSKMVLKASDVHPLGYPTVESVVRMGKKLEAATNGRLSIQMFPSMQLGGEKEAIEQAQVGALQIARISVGAVGPVVDDVNVFNMPFVFRDSKHMEAVLDGAIGDELLNKITANEKTKLVALGWMNAGSRNIYNSKHPVRTLADLKGLKIRMIGNPLFIDTMNALGGNGVAMGFDQVFSAMQTGVVDGAENNLPSFVAQNHYQVAKYFSMTEHLIIPELLVFSKASWARLTPDDQALLKKFGREAQLEQRTLWYEAEAKALEKMKEVGTDIVTSIDKAPFREAVKPVWDKYGAKYAEMTKRIAAVS
- a CDS encoding TRAP transporter large permease gives rise to the protein MDIAVLLLSMCLFFAIGMPIAFALALAALVGALWIDLPVEAVMQQLSSGVGKVSMLTVPFFVLAGAIMAEGGMAKRLVDLAAVLVGFTRIRGGLSQVNILATTIMSGISGSSVADTSAIGSVMIPQMAEKGYPRVFATNVTISASVQAIMVPPSHNAVIYSLATGGVVSITSLFLAGIVPGLLLGFAIMLLCLYFAYRDGHPKGEPVPLRQALKMLGDATWGIVTLIIVLGGILTGIFTPIEAGAVACVWAFFVTMFIYRDYKWSELPMLTYRTLQTVAMVLTLVATASCFGYVAALMQMPAKMTDFFVAISSNKYVLLMWLNIMLLILGTALDLAPLLLICTPILLPVVKSFGIDPVHFGIIMLLNLGIGLLTPPVGTTLFVGCAIGKVSVDEVMRGIWPFYWVMFAVLMLVTYVPWFSMALPHAFGFR